A region of Malaciobacter marinus DNA encodes the following proteins:
- a CDS encoding CHASE2 domain-containing protein, which yields MKALFKYLAIFIIVFCSIFFTFKSYPNLLSSLDNQIKSFLLKHKNKTQQSKNIIIVDIDDKSISQTSQWPWRRDLFANLIYELQKTNLKVIGVDILFSKEDINSPFNVIKTLNLKIDKQLPNYDELFSKAIKNSSKPIILGYHFFNNSFKQKIAQKPYSLKILKKTKIDDMNILEANNINMNIDLLQSSAYSTGFLNIINSNSSILTNVPLIIKYENELYPSFALEVIRTLKDNKDISIKKVDNSYHEIQLDDLNISVDKKASLSLSYYKSNYFKTISAINILNKNYDKTIFNNKIVLLGNSALDVVNLNNTLVDKKLSSTQIHATIIENILNKDFFINVNWQDNFISATIFIIFASLFLTLFFNKLLFSSYISLLLLFFISFGIFYFFYIENIIINSAFILISLIIAFICTTTIIFIKKTKELILLKKKFAAKVSSNVMNDILKDENNHYLRTKQKDITIFFSDIIGFSQITNQINDPEKLTKYLNKYMNPMTKIIMKNKGTVDKFIGDSIMAYWNAPFSVNNHQDLALTSALEQLKALEEINKNYEENSPLKIKIRIGINSGKAYVGEMGADDRNDYTALGSEVNKASILEQACKIYKTSCIISQSVKIALKKDYTIRLLDTISIEDTIKGAFNIYEVFKEGKPTQEEQIQIDSFEKALGFYYKKEFQKALDIFQKLENKNSNLNTYAISFHIKRCKKCLMNTSFFSPVTIINKKLISK from the coding sequence ATGAAGGCTTTATTTAAATACTTAGCAATTTTTATCATTGTTTTTTGCTCTATATTTTTTACTTTTAAAAGTTATCCTAATTTATTGTCAAGTCTTGACAATCAAATAAAAAGCTTTTTATTAAAGCATAAAAATAAGACACAGCAAAGTAAAAATATAATAATTGTAGATATTGATGATAAAAGTATAAGTCAAACTTCACAATGGCCTTGGAGAAGAGATCTTTTTGCTAATTTAATATATGAATTACAAAAAACAAATCTAAAAGTAATTGGTGTTGATATTTTGTTTTCAAAAGAAGATATAAATTCTCCTTTTAATGTAATTAAAACCCTTAATTTAAAAATTGACAAACAACTTCCTAATTATGATGAACTTTTTTCAAAAGCCATTAAAAACTCTTCAAAACCAATAATTTTAGGATATCACTTTTTTAATAACTCTTTTAAACAAAAAATAGCACAAAAACCATATAGTTTAAAAATTTTAAAAAAAACAAAAATTGATGATATGAATATTTTAGAAGCAAATAATATTAATATGAATATTGATTTACTTCAAAGTAGTGCTTATTCAACTGGCTTTTTAAATATTATAAATAGTAACTCCTCTATTTTGACGAATGTACCTTTAATAATAAAATATGAAAATGAGCTTTATCCATCTTTTGCATTAGAAGTAATACGAACCCTAAAAGATAATAAAGATATCTCTATTAAAAAAGTTGATAATTCATATCATGAAATACAACTTGATGATTTAAATATTAGTGTAGATAAAAAAGCATCTTTAAGTTTAAGTTATTATAAAAGTAACTATTTTAAAACCATATCAGCTATAAATATTTTAAATAAAAATTATGATAAAACTATTTTTAATAATAAAATAGTCTTATTGGGAAATTCAGCCTTAGATGTAGTAAATTTAAATAACACATTAGTAGATAAAAAACTATCAAGTACACAAATTCATGCAACAATAATAGAAAATATTTTAAACAAGGATTTTTTTATAAATGTAAATTGGCAAGATAATTTTATAAGTGCAACAATTTTTATTATTTTTGCTTCACTTTTTTTAACTCTTTTTTTCAATAAACTTTTATTTAGCTCATATATAAGTTTATTGTTACTATTTTTTATAAGCTTTGGTATTTTCTACTTTTTTTATATTGAAAATATAATAATAAATAGTGCCTTTATTTTAATTTCTTTAATTATTGCTTTTATTTGCACAACTACAATAATTTTTATAAAAAAAACAAAAGAGCTAATATTATTGAAAAAAAAGTTTGCAGCTAAAGTATCAAGTAATGTAATGAATGATATATTAAAAGATGAAAATAATCATTATTTAAGAACAAAACAAAAAGATATTACTATTTTTTTTAGTGATATTATAGGTTTTTCACAAATTACCAATCAAATCAATGATCCTGAAAAACTAACAAAATATTTAAATAAATATATGAATCCAATGACTAAAATCATTATGAAAAATAAAGGTACTGTTGATAAGTTTATAGGTGATTCTATTATGGCTTATTGGAATGCTCCTTTTAGTGTAAATAATCATCAAGACCTCGCATTAACATCTGCACTTGAGCAACTAAAAGCCTTAGAAGAAATAAATAAAAACTATGAAGAAAATTCACCTTTAAAAATAAAAATTAGAATAGGAATAAATAGTGGAAAAGCTTATGTTGGAGAAATGGGAGCAGATGATAGAAATGATTATACAGCACTTGGAAGTGAAGTAAATAAAGCTTCAATTTTAGAACAAGCTTGTAAGATTTATAAAACCTCTTGTATTATTTCACAAAGTGTAAAAATTGCATTAAAAAAAGATTACACAATCAGACTTCTTGATACTATTTCTATAGAAGATACAATAAAAGGTGCTTTTAATATTTATGAAGTTTTCAAAGAAGGAAAGCCAACACAAGAAGAACAAATCCAAATAGATTCTTTTGAAAAGGCTTTAGGGTTTTATTATAAAAAAGAGTTTCAAAAAGCCTTAGATATTTTCCAAAAACTAGAAAATAAAAATAGCAACTTAAATACTTATGCTATAAGTTTTCATATTAAAAGATGTAAAAAATGCTTAATGAATACAAGCTTTTTTTCTCCTGTTACTATAATAAATAAAAAGCTTATTTCAAAATAA
- a CDS encoding FecR domain-containing protein, protein MKALILVLFFALLSFANDIATVEKVVLDDSKNQGALVQRGKDILPIISAGFKIKKSDIIKTFDDSKVKIRFIDNTIVYVGVKTIFEISEYFYDRKNKENNEIHFKIKTGSYKIKTGDIEKLAPKKFKIQTDNFIIGINK, encoded by the coding sequence TTGAAAGCTTTAATACTAGTACTATTTTTTGCATTATTATCTTTTGCAAATGATATTGCAACTGTTGAAAAAGTAGTTCTTGATGATAGTAAAAATCAAGGAGCATTAGTACAAAGAGGAAAAGATATATTGCCTATAATTAGTGCTGGGTTTAAGATTAAAAAAAGTGATATTATAAAGACATTTGATGATTCAAAAGTAAAAATTAGATTTATTGATAATACCATAGTTTATGTAGGAGTAAAAACGATATTTGAGATATCAGAATACTTTTATGATAGAAAAAACAAAGAAAATAATGAAATACATTTTAAAATAAAAACAGGAAGTTATAAAATAAAAACAGGAGATATTGAAAAACTTGCACCTAAAAAGTTTAAAATCCAAACTGATAATTTTATAATAGGAATTAACAAATGA